GGAGATCATACGTCATGTAGATGATGTAGTCCAGATATTGGTGCATCTTGTCTAGCGGAAAGCCTCGCAGATACCAGAAAGATGCTGGTGCCGCCAAACTCACGCTGTATTTAGAAGGAAGCGCCGCTCTCATCAATCCAAGAAATTCTACATAATTTGCGCCGTCCTGAGGATCACCCGGAGGGACACCAGGGATGTCCGGTGCACCTGAAGAACAAGCATTAGACCTGCACCAATAGAGGATGGATACGAGTAAAAGGGCCTCACCTGGATATTCCCAATCAAAGTCCACGCCATCCAAGCCATTATCGACGATGAACTAATAGAATGTCAGAGGACCCGGCCAAGAGCTATATTTGAAGCACGAACCTTGGCAACATTGGTGGCAAAGAGTTGACGCTGTGCCGAAGTGACACCCTTCCTAAAATGGGAGCGGTATCAAAGTCTGTAGAGAACGACCATCCACCAAAGgacaagattttttttaacattaTTAAGAGTTTTAAACTCGTTGAACATATCTTTAAGACCGCTCACATCCACAGTATAGTCATGGGTGATGTTTCCAAAGGCAAAATGCTTGAGAGCAAGCCAAGGTTAGCTGTACTGGCTTATAGCATTAACAAGATACACATCCACTTACGACATTGGTATAGTGCGAAGTGTCAATTTGATATGGCTAGGTAGTCTCGGAATTAGCTGGTTTCGTAGTAGATTGCCGTCAAATAAATGATGACTCACCCTCATGTGAAGACACTTCCTGCCGGCATTCCAAGCTTCAAAGTAACCGACCCTCATGAATGAGGCCACTTTATCAGCATTGTTTGTAATATTTGTACCACAGCTTGAGATACAGCCATTGGATCCGGGTTTTGCAGTACCCGGCGCCCCTGTATCCGATGGGGACTGGACACAGAAATCTTTGGTGATACCACATTGACCCCAGATATTGCAGCAAGCATTAAGGGGACACGGGTTGAGACTTTCAATGTGGATCATATCAGAAAGTTTTTTTGTCCCAGGAACCTGGGGACCGCATATAGCATTCTGCATGACCGCGGGCATGGGCGGGCTTCCCGTGGACACACAAATCGAGGCGCCGACGACAAGAGATGAACAACCCATCCAACCCCACGTCATTTTGTTCCGAGCGTTGATCATGTCCACTGTAATGCTATTCGCCCTTGCAATATTGCTGCATAGATCATTCTGTTTGATGGAATATGTCTTGCAGGAGCCGTCTGGGTTAGGTTGTGGCGAAAAGTCTGGCAGAGTACcggcagagcagcagacATACTTGCCCACAACAGGATTCGGACTCGTACATATTCCTGCTCTGTTATACTTCTTAAGATCGTCCTGACTAATTGCACAGCGCTGAGCAAGCGCCCAGCATCCGTCTCCAGATT
The Trichoderma asperellum chromosome 7, complete sequence DNA segment above includes these coding regions:
- a CDS encoding uncharacterized protein (EggNog:ENOG41); translation: MVVQFPVSCQNVTNGWTYYHDIQDLQACQQPIIFDFNLYNTINDSASQAVFQACSSSSSATKQVPQKRQQLSFDTDSKDVANSFDTQPESKHLDRLLWAVDTTAHPSGNLSSVANALLDYLKLEDQHPTGEPIILFARSGSAIIGAFAGAQIDKSSFSDIIQELDQMLDRETNDIAVQSCQQNSTSTKLIGLFATTTGDVTKVQEAVRGWNDAKCIKSASKKSAWKDFSLGIIPGFRISISPDNREGQINARNTCKYTQVQSGDGCWALAQRCAISQDDLKKYNRAGICTSPNPVVGKYVCCSAGTLPDFSPQPNPDGSCKTYSIKQNDLCSNIARANSITVDMINARNKMTWGWMGCSSLVVGASICVSTGSPPMPAVMQNAICGPQVPGTKKLSDMIHIESLNPCPLNACCNIWGQCGITKDFCVQSPSDTGAPGTAKPGSNGCISSCGTNITNNADKVASFMRVGYFEAWNAGRKCLHMRPYQIDTSHYTNVHFAFGNITHDYTVDVSGLKDMFNEFKTLNNVKKNLVLWWMVVLYRL